One Clostridium sp. CM027 genomic window carries:
- the gap gene encoding type I glyceraldehyde-3-phosphate dehydrogenase, whose translation MVKVGINGFGRIGRNVFNALVKNYSTELEVVGINDLTDAATLAHLLKYDSLYGKFDGTVEAKESAIVVNGKEIKIFAEREPKNIDWSSLGVEIVLESTGFFTDATKASDHLCVSVKKVLISAPAKNEDITIVMGVNEEKYDSAKHNVISNASCTTNCLAPFAKVLDREFGIVKGLMTTIHSYTGDQRLLDAPHSDMRRARAANLSMIPTTTGAAKAVALVLPQLKGKLNGFSLRVPTPTVSCTDLVCEVSKNVTVEEVNAAFKKAAETEMKGILGCCEEPLVSIDFKGDERSSIVDAMSTMVIEGNMVKVVSWYDNEAGYSNRLADLTKYVADRL comes from the coding sequence ATGGTAAAAGTAGGAATTAATGGATTTGGAAGAATAGGAAGAAATGTATTTAATGCACTAGTAAAAAATTATTCAACAGAATTAGAAGTAGTAGGAATTAATGATTTAACAGATGCTGCGACACTCGCACATCTTTTAAAATATGATTCACTTTACGGAAAATTTGACGGAACTGTAGAAGCTAAAGAAAGTGCAATAGTAGTTAACGGAAAAGAAATTAAAATATTTGCAGAAAGAGAACCAAAGAATATTGACTGGAGTTCACTTGGAGTAGAAATAGTATTAGAATCAACAGGATTCTTTACAGATGCTACTAAAGCAAGCGATCATTTATGTGTAAGTGTTAAAAAAGTTCTTATATCTGCACCAGCAAAAAATGAAGATATTACAATAGTTATGGGAGTTAACGAAGAAAAATATGATTCAGCAAAACATAACGTAATATCAAATGCATCATGTACAACAAACTGTTTAGCACCATTTGCTAAAGTTTTAGACAGAGAATTTGGAATAGTTAAAGGCTTAATGACTACAATTCATTCATATACTGGAGATCAAAGATTATTAGATGCTCCACATAGTGACATGAGACGTGCAAGAGCAGCTAACCTATCAATGATTCCAACTACAACAGGAGCAGCAAAAGCAGTAGCATTAGTTTTACCACAATTAAAAGGAAAATTAAACGGATTCTCATTAAGAGTTCCAACTCCAACAGTTTCATGTACAGATTTAGTTTGCGAAGTTTCAAAGAATGTTACTGTAGAAGAAGTAAATGCAGCATTTAAGAAAGCGGCTGAAACTGAAATGAAAGGAATACTTGGTTGTTGTGAAGAACCTTTAGTTTCAATTGATTTTAAAGGAGACGAAAGATCTTCTATAGTTGATGCTATGTCAACTATGGTTATCGAAGGAAATATGGTTAAAGTTGTTTCATGGTACGATAATGAAGCAGGTTATTCAAACAGATTAGCAGATTTAACTAAATATGTTGCAGACAGACTATAA
- a CDS encoding phosphoglycerate kinase codes for MQFNKKTIEDIEVKGKKVLVRCDFNVPLKDGVITDVNRLVGAMPTINYLIEKGAKVILCSHLGKPSGEPKPELSLAPVAKKLSEMLKKEVVFAADPNVVSDNVKSAVSKMKDGDVLLLENTRYRKEETKNTENFSKELASIADVFVNDAFGTAHRAHCSTVGVTQFIETSVCGYLIQKELKFLGDTIENPVRPFVAILGGAKVSDKINVIENLLEKVDTLIIGGGMAYTFLKAGGYSIGSSLVEEDKVQYAKVMMQKAESKGVKFLIPVDNIVADRFSAEAEPVVTESQNIADGFMGLDIGPKTCEMYKGAISIAKTIVWNGPMGVFEFANFAKGTIAVAEAMSKVDGTTIIGGGDSAAAVNQLGFGDKMTHISTGGGASLEFLEGKLLPGIEALTNK; via the coding sequence ATGCAATTCAATAAAAAAACAATCGAGGATATTGAGGTTAAAGGTAAAAAAGTTTTAGTAAGATGCGATTTTAATGTACCATTAAAAGATGGGGTAATTACAGATGTAAATAGATTAGTAGGTGCAATGCCAACAATAAACTATTTGATAGAAAAAGGTGCAAAAGTTATTTTATGTTCACATCTTGGAAAACCAAGTGGAGAACCAAAACCTGAGCTTTCTTTAGCGCCAGTTGCTAAGAAATTAAGCGAAATGTTAAAAAAAGAAGTAGTCTTTGCAGCAGACCCAAATGTAGTTAGTGATAATGTAAAATCTGCCGTATCAAAAATGAAAGACGGAGATGTTCTATTATTAGAAAACACAAGATATAGAAAAGAAGAAACTAAAAATACAGAAAACTTTTCAAAGGAATTAGCGTCCATTGCAGATGTATTTGTAAATGATGCCTTTGGAACTGCTCATAGGGCTCATTGCTCTACAGTTGGAGTAACACAATTTATTGAGACTTCAGTATGTGGGTATTTAATTCAAAAGGAATTAAAATTTTTAGGGGATACAATAGAGAACCCTGTTAGACCTTTCGTAGCAATTTTAGGTGGAGCTAAGGTTTCTGATAAAATAAATGTTATCGAAAATTTGCTTGAAAAAGTTGATACTTTAATAATTGGTGGAGGAATGGCTTATACATTCTTAAAAGCTGGTGGATATTCTATCGGAAGTTCACTAGTTGAAGAAGATAAAGTACAATATGCTAAAGTTATGATGCAAAAAGCTGAGTCAAAAGGAGTTAAATTTTTAATACCTGTAGATAATATTGTTGCAGATAGATTTTCAGCTGAAGCAGAGCCAGTAGTTACTGAAAGTCAAAATATTGCTGATGGGTTTATGGGACTTGATATTGGACCTAAGACTTGTGAGATGTATAAAGGCGCTATTAGCATTGCTAAAACTATTGTTTGGAACGGACCAATGGGAGTATTTGAATTTGCGAATTTTGCAAAGGGAACAATAGCAGTAGCTGAGGCTATGTCAAAAGTTGATGGAACTACTATAATAGGTGGTGGAGATAGTGCAGCAGCTGTTAATCAATTAGGATTTGGAGATAAAATGACTCATATATCTACAGGTGGTGGAGCATCTCTTGAATTCTTAGAAGGTAAATTATTACCAGGAATTGAAGCTCTTACAAATAAATAG
- the tpiA gene encoding triose-phosphate isomerase, which yields MRKGIIAGNWKMNKTVAEAVTLIEEMKPLVKDAKCDVVVCPTFLCLDAVIKASKGTNIKVGAQNMHFEENGAFTGEIAPGMLKDMGVEYVIIGHSERRQYFNETDETVNKKIKAAYSHSIIPILCVGETLSDREGNITEKVLASQVKLDLEGLTKEQVEKLVIAYEPIWAIGTGKTATADQANDTIAFIRATVGAMFGAEVAEKVRIQYGGSVKPTTIKEQMGKSDIDGGLIGGASLKAQDFAGIVNY from the coding sequence ATGAGAAAAGGTATAATTGCAGGAAATTGGAAGATGAATAAAACTGTAGCTGAGGCTGTAACTTTAATTGAGGAAATGAAACCGTTAGTTAAAGATGCAAAATGTGATGTTGTAGTTTGTCCTACATTTTTATGTTTAGACGCAGTAATAAAGGCAAGTAAGGGTACAAATATAAAGGTAGGAGCTCAAAACATGCATTTTGAAGAAAATGGTGCTTTTACAGGTGAAATTGCACCAGGAATGCTAAAAGATATGGGCGTTGAATATGTTATAATTGGTCATAGTGAAAGAAGACAATATTTCAATGAAACTGATGAAACTGTAAACAAAAAGATTAAAGCTGCTTATAGCCATAGTATTATTCCTATACTTTGCGTAGGGGAAACTCTTAGTGATAGAGAAGGAAATATTACAGAAAAAGTCTTAGCTAGTCAAGTAAAATTAGATTTAGAAGGACTTACAAAAGAACAAGTGGAAAAATTGGTTATTGCTTATGAACCAATTTGGGCAATAGGTACAGGTAAAACTGCAACTGCTGATCAGGCTAATGATACAATTGCATTTATAAGAGCAACTGTTGGAGCTATGTTCGGAGCAGAAGTAGCAGAAAAAGTTAGAATTCAATATGGTGGATCTGTTAAACCAACAACTATAAAAGAACAAATGGGTAAATCAGATATAGATGGTGGATTAATCGGAGGAGCTAGCCTTAAGGCACAAGACTTCGCAGGAATAGTAAATTATTAA